The following DNA comes from Triticum aestivum cultivar Chinese Spring chromosome 3D, IWGSC CS RefSeq v2.1, whole genome shotgun sequence.
ctctttcattgcatgtatttataattatcctcactatattatgcagattgaagatcgccgaattgaagaaaagacaaatcggtgatattggattcattaacacaaatctcatagatgcaattgaggttaaatatcatgccgaaaataccgaggccaacttgctacgatcgttggtaataaatgaaaacaaagatataatactctttccttacaacttcaagtgagtgttactctcttgtgcatattcggtttcccttattagtccaggttatagtaatgtaattgatgacttatgcatgcgtgcgcagcttccactatattctcctagacattaagcttgagcagggagtagtaaccgtcttagactcgagacgaaaagatccccaggactatgcggacatgactcaaatgctcgagaagtaagttaaatcgatcattatccaccatatcagcaactttgttcatttcctgatatcaagtaattgttttctttgtctggcagggtttggagaaaattcatcaaaaaagctccgggactgccgaagaaggtgcaatttagacacccgaaagtaagtactatagtagcatgttccgcgcatctcctagtgattcaagcgctagtttcatcaataccatttagcatgcttgcttatcagtttgattgagctctatttcttgtaaagtggttgtggcaggaacaagggaatgatttctgtggatactacgtttgcgagtccatccgccacacgacctgtgagcggggctactctgacgaacaatatgaagtgcgtaagcaacaatattcacaattttattttattaccatcatatgtgttgagtttcatttattcatatatatatatatatatatatatatatatatatatatatatatatatatatatgtatgtatgtattgacccctttattcaaattagatctttcggatgcgggatgaacgcctagcaccagatcgtatgcgagcaattcaagaggaattgacggcattcttccttgaccatgtgatcgctgaaaacggagaatactatgtggaccctgtgttcatatataattattgtatatatgtagccggtagtgtcggatagatatacgagaacttgttgttcgaccaatctctcgaagaaggagaggtggtcgatatcacttctctctgtatgcatatgttcatgacgatcttctgtttccttcatttgcttactagctagcgtgtctagtcctctctatacgtatatagtacgtagcgtcgaccaagcacggagataagagaggacacttttctctattaattagctagctaacacaatatatgaaacacctaaattaaccccccaaaacccccaacgccccctataaaaaaacaaaaaccccagcccctgaaatgctgacgcgtggatgcctattggtcccggttagtgccaccaaccaggaccaaaggccctcctgcctgggctcaccgcaccggccacgtggaggcccatctgtcccggttcgtgtaagaaccgggactaaagggctagggcattagtaaggaacctttagtcccggttcaaaaaccgggacaaaaggctcttaccaaccgggacagatgaccatttttctactagtgatagtttGTGCACGATCTGCAGACGATGCTTCCTCCCAAACAGTTCTCCTGCGTCGACGCTCACTGTTGCTGCTTCCACGTAATAATAATGCAGGCATCGGCTGTGCCTTCGTCGTGTGTATAGCAGTGTCGTGTTAtatacacttattttggaatggaaggAGTATTCAACTAGTGAAACTCAACGCGAGTTCCTGTGCAGTTTTAACATGGTCCCTCCTATTTCTTTTTTCACATGAGAGGCAAGAGTACATATGATAAATCTAAGCTAATGATCTCATGAAGTAGTAGGTCTAAGTAACTTTTACCTTTTTACCCCCCATATGAAAAAAGAAGGTAAAAAAAGGGGACCATGTTAGAATTGCTCCTCGTACAAACAAACCTACGGCCAAGATGGTTAAAAAAAACTGCTGCCAAGATGATCGTGCGTACGTACGTACGTGGTAAGATCCGTCGAAGAAAGAGTCGCACGGTATCTTCCCGATCCCGTGGGCATGTCCGGCTCCTTCCCTGCTGGCTGAAGATGAGTTCCACCACCGCGTCCAAACTCCCGAGTCCAAAACAGAAAAAACCAACGCGGGAACGGAAAAAACAGAAAGCAACGGACGCGAGAACGCCCAACACGGCAAGCCCGCCAAACGGCCGGAAAACTTTGTGTGCGTTAACGACGAGCTAGCGCGCTGGAGCCGTGCAGACGCGGGCAGCTGAGGCAGGGCTTGCCTGGTTCTGCTTCTTCTCCCCACTGGCAACGTAGTGTTCAGACCAAGCCTTTCACAAGGTCGGCCGTCGAGTCCATGGCGTTTGGCCGCGTGTATATAAGCCGGCAGAGGCGCGGCAGGCAAGGGAGTCGCCGTTTGCTGCTCGCCGGCCGCCCGGCGTGAGGAAGATCTGAGTCGCCGCCGCGCCTGCTTCAGATCCTTACTTGCCCGGTATATATGACTATCTCCTTACTATTCGTCCTTGTCTCTCGATTTTCTACGAGCTCATCGGTCGTGCCCGTCGTCGTTGTTGTTTATCTGAAACCACCCTTCCGATTGTGTATAGTTTTGACGAGATCCAAGATCAGTAAATCCGTCTAAAACCTGTGAATCCAAGACGACATTATGTCCGTTGAAGCCGAGGGCGCGGCGGGCGCGGAAACGAGGGTGCCCCGCGACTCGCTCTACGGGGACGCCGAGAAGGTCTCCGACGACAAGCACCACGGCTCCGGGGTCAGCACCTTAACATAACTTTACTTGTGCTCGCACGGCCGATGTTAATGGCCGGCTGCTGTCTGTGACTGACTGTACGTATGTGGGCGACGCGCGCATGCAGGCGGGCTGGTGGCAGACGCTGCAGCTGGCGTTCCAGAGCATCGGCGTGGTGTACGGCGACGTGGGGACGTCGCCACTGTACGTGTACTCGAGCACCTTCCCGGACGGCATCCGGCACCCGGACGACCTCCTCGGCGTCCTCTCCCTCATTATCTACACCCTCGTCCTCCTGCCCATGCTCAAGTACGTCTTTATCGTCCTCTACGCCAACGACAACGGCGACGGTGAGTCGACACCCTTCTGTATATCTTGTGTTCGTCTGCTCATGGGCCGGCCGCCGGCGTGACATCTGACATGACCGCGTGGCATTTTAGGAGGCACGTTCGCGCTCTACTCGCTGATCTCCCGGTACGCCAAGATACGCTTGATCCCAAACCAACAGGCCGAGGACGCGTCCGTGTCCAACTACAGCATCGAGGAGCCCAACTCGCAGATGAGGAGGGCGCAGTGGGTGAAGCAGAGGCTCGAGTCCAGCAAGGCCGCCAAGATCGCGctcttcaccatcaccatcctcGGCACCTCCATGGTCATGGGCGACGGCACCCTCACACCCGCAATCTCTGGTACCTATGTTACATTGATCAAGTTCCACAGAAGATGGACATAAATAAATTTATAGAACATTTGAATGCTAATCGAATGTTGATGGATGGATGTGTTCTTGCAGTGCTGTCTGCGGTGAGCGGGATCAGGGAGAAAGCGCCCAACTTGACCCAATGTACGTATGCTGTCTCGTTGTCGACAGATTTTAGCGTGTCATCTTGTTCTGCAATGAATGTAGTTTGTTGTGAAAACAGCGGAGGTGGTGTGGATCTCGGTGGCCATCCTGTTCCTGCTCTTCTCGGTGCAGCGCTTCGGGACGGACAAGGTCGGCTACTCCTTCGCGCCCATCATCTCGGTGTGGTTCATCTTCATCGCCGGCATTGGGGTGTACAACCTCGCCGCCCACGACGTCACCGTCCTCAGGGCCTTCAACCCCAAGTACATCGTGGACTACTTCGGGAGGAACGGCAAGGAGGCGTGGGTCTCGCTCGGGGGCGTCGTCCTCTGCATCACAGGCACGGAGGCCATGTTTGCTGACCTTGGCCATTTCAACATAAGGGCCATTCAGGTTCGGTTCCGTACTAGGTGCTAAAAAAACACAGCACAAACGCAGACGCTCGCATACAGAGCACGACTAATTTTTTTCTTGATTTCCGGCCTGTTGCAGCTGAGTTTCACCTTCATCCTCTTCCCTTCCGTTGCGCTGTGCTACATGGGTCAGGCATCCTACCTGCGCAAATTCCCGCAAGACGTCGGTGACACCTTCTACAAATCTATCCCAGGTCGGCAGTACAACCTTTGTTTACAGCTGCAACAAGATCGAACTCAAACTGAAAAGAACAATTTTTGTAACTAATTTGCAGCGGCGATGTTTTGGCCGACGTTCATCGTGGCCATCATGGCGGCCATCATCGCGAGCCAGGCCATGCTGTCCGGCGCGTTCGCCATCCTGTCCAAGGCGCTCTCCCTGGGCTGCTTCCCGAGGGTGAGGGTGGTGCACACCTCCAAGAAGTACTCGGGGCAGGTTTACATCCCGGAGGTGAACTTCCTCATCGGCGCCGCCAGCATCGTCGTCACCCTCGCCTTCCAGACCACCACCAACATCGGCAACGCCTATGGGATATGCGTGGTGACGGTCTTCTCCATCACGACGCACCTCATGACGGTGGTGATGCTGCTCATCTGGAAGAAGAACATCGCCTTCGTCGTGGCCTTCTATGTCATCTTCGGGCTCGCCGAGTTCCTCTACCTCTCGTCCATCCTCTCCAAGTTCGTCGAGGGAGGGTACCTGCCCTTCTGCTTCTCCCTGGTGCTCATGGCGCTCATGGCCACTTGGCACTACGTCTATGTCAAGCGTTACTGGTACGAGCTCGACCGTGTGGTGCCGGCGGCCGAGCTCACGGCGCTCCTGGCCCGCCGCAACGTGCGACGGGTGCCCGGCGTCGGCCTGCTCTACTCGGAGCTCGTCCAGGGCATCCCTCCTGTGTTCCCGTGCCTGGTCGACAAGATCCCATCGGTGCATGCCGTCTTCGTTTTCATGTCCATCAAGAACCTCCCCATCCCGCGGGTGGCGCTGCCCGAGCGCTTCATCTTCCGTAGGGTCGGTCCCGCCGAGCACCGCATGTTCCGCTGCGTGGCGCGGTACGGTTACACCGATCAGATCGAGGGCACCAAGGAGTTCTCGGCGTTCCTCATCGAGGGCCTCAAATTGTTCGTCCATGATGAGGCGGCCTTCTCTTGCCAGCACACCGACGATGGCGGCgataacaacaacaacgacaacgatgATGCTCGGCGGGTAGCGCAGGCGGCGGTTGCGGAGGAGGAGAAGCGGTTCATCGATGCGGAGGTGGAGCGTGGGGTGGTGTACCTGATGGGcgaggcggaggtggcggcggcgccggggTCGTCGGTGTTGAAGAGGATCGTGGTCAACTACGTGTACACCTTCTTGAGGAAGAACCTCAGCGAGAGCCACAAAGCGCTCTCCATCCCCAAGGACCAGCTGCTCAAGGTCGGGATCACCTATGAGATCTAGATCAGTTTGTATTCAGTGTTCTTTTTGCAAAACTTGACAACACGCCGCACGAATGGCGCCATCTCTAGTTTTTTCTTCGCTGGCTAACGAGTCGTACGTGACCCTGGCCTATATATCCAGTTTCGGCCCGTTTTCTTCGGTGGGTGCTCTAGCAGAACAGTTGACCGCACAAAGCGCGTTATGCCTGGTTTTCAATCCGATTTTTTTTAATTCTTAGGAATATTTTATGGTTTTCCTATTTCGCAGATTAAACAAAATGCATCATG
Coding sequences within:
- the LOC123075578 gene encoding potassium transporter 19-like; its protein translation is MSVEAEGAAGAETRVPRDSLYGDAEKVSDDKHHGSGAGWWQTLQLAFQSIGVVYGDVGTSPLYVYSSTFPDGIRHPDDLLGVLSLIIYTLVLLPMLKYVFIVLYANDNGDGGTFALYSLISRYAKIRLIPNQQAEDASVSNYSIEEPNSQMRRAQWVKQRLESSKAAKIALFTITILGTSMVMGDGTLTPAISVLSAVSGIREKAPNLTQSEVVWISVAILFLLFSVQRFGTDKVGYSFAPIISVWFIFIAGIGVYNLAAHDVTVLRAFNPKYIVDYFGRNGKEAWVSLGGVVLCITGTEAMFADLGHFNIRAIQLSFTFILFPSVALCYMGQASYLRKFPQDVGDTFYKSIPAAMFWPTFIVAIMAAIIASQAMLSGAFAILSKALSLGCFPRVRVVHTSKKYSGQVYIPEVNFLIGAASIVVTLAFQTTTNIGNAYGICVVTVFSITTHLMTVVMLLIWKKNIAFVVAFYVIFGLAEFLYLSSILSKFVEGGYLPFCFSLVLMALMATWHYVYVKRYWYELDRVVPAAELTALLARRNVRRVPGVGLLYSELVQGIPPVFPCLVDKIPSVHAVFVFMSIKNLPIPRVALPERFIFRRVGPAEHRMFRCVARYGYTDQIEGTKEFSAFLIEGLKLFVHDEAAFSCQHTDDGGDNNNNDNDDARRVAQAAVAEEEKRFIDAEVERGVVYLMGEAEVAAAPGSSVLKRIVVNYVYTFLRKNLSESHKALSIPKDQLLKVGITYEI